The following are encoded together in the Ignisphaera sp. genome:
- a CDS encoding complex I subunit 1 family protein, with the protein MDLEALDLILESLIYPGLVTTIFFIVFTQWIARKLSARIMYRRGPVYAGPAGFLQPLADLFKLVLKRDLVNRYSMGVSPVVLVSIATGFIVVAQLFLPVAYRPIYSSFDVIALLYFLLLAPFALAYLAAGHPNPYTTIGVARYLAILFVAEPAFAISVLVPVLIASQRFGTEYSIYGTSVVSHLLWAVDPFKTIAMILSAIAGFISMFAILGLKPFDAPEAESEIYWGMFTEVGGPRLALAFFMKFAERILFPMIYAALFLGGVWPTNSFNWFANALTVYLKTLIVFVATVVVDSILPRYRPDQAVSFILKYIYPMSIASLLLVIVK; encoded by the coding sequence ATGGATTTGGAGGCTCTGGATCTAATATTAGAATCCCTTATCTATCCAGGGCTTGTCACAACAATATTTTTCATAGTGTTTACACAGTGGATAGCTAGGAAACTGTCTGCTAGAATAATGTATAGGAGGGGGCCGGTATATGCAGGCCCAGCCGGCTTTCTCCAGCCGCTTGCTGATCTATTTAAGCTTGTGCTTAAGAGGGATCTTGTAAACAGGTATTCCATGGGTGTAAGCCCAGTTGTGTTAGTTTCAATTGCAACGGGGTTCATAGTTGTTGCACAGCTGTTTCTCCCCGTAGCCTATAGACCTATATACTCATCTTTCGATGTTATTGCATTGCTCTACTTTTTGCTGTTGGCACCATTTGCACTAGCCTATCTAGCTGCTGGGCATCCAAATCCCTATACAACTATAGGTGTTGCCAGATACCTAGCAATATTGTTTGTCGCTGAACCCGCATTTGCAATTAGTGTTCTGGTGCCTGTGCTGATAGCTTCTCAAAGGTTTGGCACTGAATATAGTATATATGGAACTAGTGTTGTATCTCATCTTCTTTGGGCCGTGGATCCATTTAAAACAATCGCAATGATTTTATCTGCCATTGCAGGCTTCATATCAATGTTTGCCATCCTAGGTCTAAAGCCTTTTGATGCTCCGGAAGCTGAATCAGAGATTTACTGGGGTATGTTCACAGAGGTTGGGGGGCCTAGACTGGCACTAGCATTTTTCATGAAGTTTGCTGAGAGGATACTATTCCCAATGATATATGCAGCGCTTTTTCTGGGGGGTGTGTGGCCTACAAACTCATTTAACTGGTTTGCAAATGCATTGACGGTATATCTAAAGACTCTCATAGTGTTTGTAGCTACTGTTGTTGTAGACTCTATATTGCCGAGGTATAGACCGGACCAAGCCGTTTCATTCATACTGAAATATATTTATCCAATGTCTATAGCAAGCCTCTTGCTGGTGATAGTGAAGTAG
- a CDS encoding class I SAM-dependent methyltransferase, which yields MDVGKPSYVVFDENVIKYDQWFDRNRIVYENEISLFRKFFPCRRPCIEIGVGTGRFAQPLDVEIGLDPSVEALKIAHRRGVLVASGFGEMTPFRSESFSTVYIIVTLCFVENPHKVLEEAVRVLKKGGRLVVCIIPLDSSLGLTYHRKKITKESVFYSYATFYTKSQLVEMLTSLNLRILRVANTLTKTGLEPVAEEPVEGDKGSFVCYEAAKE from the coding sequence ATGGATGTTGGGAAGCCATCTTATGTTGTATTCGATGAGAATGTTATTAAATATGATCAGTGGTTTGACAGAAACAGAATTGTTTATGAAAACGAGATTTCTCTTTTCAGAAAGTTCTTTCCATGCAGAAGACCATGTATTGAGATAGGTGTTGGCACAGGTAGATTTGCCCAGCCACTAGATGTAGAGATTGGTCTAGACCCATCTGTAGAGGCGTTGAAGATAGCCCACAGAAGAGGTGTTCTTGTAGCCTCGGGCTTTGGAGAGATGACCCCATTTAGAAGCGAGAGCTTTTCAACGGTATACATAATAGTGACACTATGCTTTGTCGAAAACCCGCATAAGGTATTGGAAGAGGCTGTAAGGGTGTTGAAGAAGGGTGGGAGGCTAGTGGTATGCATAATACCATTGGATTCGTCACTTGGTTTGACATACCATAGAAAGAAGATAACAAAAGAGAGTGTATTCTATAGCTACGCCACATTCTATACAAAAAGCCAGTTGGTAGAAATGCTGACAAGTCTAAACCTAAGGATACTGAGAGTTGCAAACACACTAACAAAAACAGGCTTGGAGCCTGTCGCCGAAGAGCCTGTCGAGGGTGATAAAGGGTCTTTTGTATGCTATGAAGCGGCAAAGGAATGA
- a CDS encoding THUMP domain-containing protein, giving the protein MPNYLVTVSGEAILKSSRSRPKFFNALIRNISDAVSRAGGRVISIDVVEAKIHLVTDVDAIDAISRVFGVYRVGRVLVYEFRDLSDLTRWVAENSKDVVVGRRFAVRVKRSGVHSFTSIDVAREVGALLKPFSSGVDLDNPEVVVEVEVRGSKAFLYRDSVKGPGGLPTGVEGRALVLFSGGFDSPVAAWYTARRGVEIGFLHFILGPLESTYNAFVVAKKLSFDWLYGYRPKFIAIDFRDVVKEIVEKVDWSYRQVVLRALMYLAASKIVEELGYDAIVTGESLGQASSQTLKNIAAIESCIRMSKPILRPLISFDKEEIIELSRRLGLYELSSKVVEACAIAPSKVVTAATSDGLSKRLGSIDMKVVEEALKKRIIVSVLEARSEDVIPETDIEIDFIPSNALIIDARKETGVGELPIGNAIPLNKVDFSSIPPDKPIIIICDTGGLSYIIAKELREKGFKAYSLRGGAKACKVFAENSKTT; this is encoded by the coding sequence TTGCCAAACTACCTCGTTACTGTGTCTGGCGAGGCTATACTCAAGTCTAGTAGGTCTAGGCCAAAGTTTTTCAATGCTCTGATTAGAAACATCTCCGACGCTGTTTCGAGAGCTGGTGGCAGGGTAATTAGCATTGATGTTGTCGAGGCTAAGATACATCTTGTAACAGATGTCGATGCTATCGACGCTATTTCCAGGGTTTTTGGGGTCTATAGAGTTGGCAGAGTTCTTGTATACGAGTTTAGGGATCTAAGCGACTTGACTAGGTGGGTAGCAGAGAACTCCAAGGACGTTGTTGTGGGGAGAAGATTCGCTGTAAGGGTTAAGAGAAGCGGTGTTCACAGCTTCACATCGATTGATGTTGCCAGGGAGGTTGGGGCTCTTCTCAAACCGTTTTCATCTGGTGTTGATCTAGATAACCCAGAGGTTGTTGTTGAGGTAGAGGTGAGGGGCTCGAAAGCCTTTCTTTATAGAGACTCTGTCAAAGGGCCTGGCGGTCTCCCAACAGGGGTTGAGGGAAGGGCCCTTGTGCTCTTCTCAGGGGGCTTCGACTCCCCCGTAGCAGCTTGGTACACTGCTAGAAGAGGTGTTGAGATAGGCTTTCTACATTTCATACTAGGGCCTCTAGAATCAACATACAATGCATTTGTTGTTGCCAAGAAACTGTCTTTCGATTGGCTCTATGGCTACAGGCCGAAGTTCATAGCGATAGACTTTAGAGATGTTGTGAAGGAGATTGTGGAGAAGGTTGATTGGAGCTATAGACAGGTTGTCCTAAGAGCTCTAATGTATTTAGCCGCATCAAAGATAGTTGAGGAGCTTGGCTACGACGCTATTGTAACTGGCGAGTCTCTTGGTCAGGCATCTAGCCAAACACTCAAGAATATAGCGGCTATAGAGAGCTGCATAAGAATGTCTAAACCTATTCTAAGACCTTTGATATCATTTGATAAGGAGGAGATTATAGAGTTGTCAAGGAGGCTCGGACTATATGAGTTGTCTTCAAAGGTTGTTGAGGCTTGTGCAATAGCTCCATCAAAGGTGGTGACAGCTGCAACATCTGATGGTCTATCTAAGAGGCTTGGATCTATAGATATGAAAGTTGTTGAGGAAGCATTGAAGAAGAGGATAATTGTTAGTGTGTTAGAAGCCAGGTCTGAGGATGTGATTCCAGAAACAGATATAGAAATAGATTTTATACCAAGCAATGCGCTGATTATTGATGCTAGGAAGGAGACTGGCGTAGGCGAATTGCCTATAGGTAATGCTATACCTCTTAACAAGGTAGATTTTAGTAGCATCCCCCCAGACAAGCCAATAATCATCATATGTGATACAGGTGGTCTAAGCTACATAATTGCGAAAGAACTTAGGGAAAAAGGCTTTAAGGCCTATAGTCTTCGCGGCGGAGCAAAGGCTTGCAAAGTTTTTGCAGAAAATTCCAAGACTACTTAA
- a CDS encoding QueT transporter family protein has product MQFPIRSYMQYKISLKLITAIVIAATYSSLVIVLQFISFGPIQIRVADMLSPITYVTGFEGVLGLTLGTLIGNFVSPYGILDMVIGTLCTFVFSSINWLLGRVFGYRKWLLPVVALVDALVVGIFIGVILLGVVYNAGEPIYLFALLTGENLVATMPGALLLVPLIRKYYQRLVK; this is encoded by the coding sequence ATGCAATTTCCCATTAGATCCTATATGCAGTACAAGATATCTTTGAAACTTATTACGGCAATAGTGATTGCAGCAACATACTCATCTTTAGTCATAGTGCTACAGTTTATTAGCTTTGGCCCAATCCAGATTAGAGTAGCCGACATGCTATCTCCTATAACCTATGTCACAGGATTTGAGGGTGTTCTTGGCCTGACTCTAGGCACATTAATCGGAAATTTTGTATCGCCTTATGGGATTCTTGATATGGTTATAGGTACTCTATGCACATTTGTTTTCAGCTCTATAAACTGGTTGCTTGGCAGGGTCTTTGGATATAGAAAATGGCTGCTACCTGTAGTAGCATTGGTGGACGCTCTTGTTGTAGGGATATTCATAGGGGTTATCCTACTTGGCGTTGTATACAATGCTGGCGAGCCCATATACCTATTCGCTTTGCTGACAGGCGAAAACCTCGTAGCCACCATGCCTGGAGCTCTCCTGCTTGTTCCACTCATTAGAAAATACTACCAGAGGTTAGTGAAGTAA
- a CDS encoding ABC transporter ATP-binding protein has protein sequence MIIEARNLRVSFNSIEILRGISIVFDSGVHIVLGRNGAGKTTFLRALANLVRFDGDVLAGGRSVKKMSRKEIAMLIGYCWQNPYYGFVEATVEDEIKAITRILGVSGDWRIVELLVPREYMDRDPSTLSGGEAKRVSMASILVADQPIWLLDEPFTYLDRDGVEAVANLIDYGRRRGKTIIVTLHEIFYANLIKPDTYAIIDGGTIKFFGRWSSLSDDELVKAGLVPRGVICDTLCGPRGLGVQG, from the coding sequence TTGATTATAGAGGCTAGGAACCTTAGGGTTTCTTTCAACAGCATCGAGATATTGAGGGGCATTTCAATAGTTTTTGATAGTGGTGTCCACATTGTATTGGGTAGGAATGGAGCTGGCAAAACAACTTTTTTGAGGGCTTTGGCCAATCTAGTGAGGTTCGATGGTGATGTGCTTGCTGGGGGTAGGAGCGTTAAGAAGATGAGTAGAAAAGAGATAGCTATGCTGATTGGGTATTGCTGGCAAAATCCATACTATGGCTTTGTAGAGGCAACTGTAGAGGATGAGATAAAGGCTATCACTAGGATACTTGGGGTTTCAGGTGATTGGAGAATAGTCGAGCTTCTAGTGCCTAGAGAGTACATGGATAGAGATCCATCGACACTTAGCGGTGGAGAGGCTAAAAGGGTTTCTATGGCCTCTATACTAGTTGCAGACCAGCCCATATGGCTTCTAGACGAGCCGTTCACATATCTTGATAGAGATGGTGTTGAAGCTGTTGCCAACCTCATCGACTATGGGAGGAGAAGGGGGAAGACAATAATTGTTACACTCCACGAGATATTCTACGCCAATCTCATAAAGCCAGACACATATGCAATCATAGATGGTGGCACAATAAAGTTTTTTGGTAGGTGGAGCAGTCTCAGCGATGATGAGCTGGTCAAAGCGGGTTTAGTGCCAAGGGGTGTGATATGTGATACTCTCTGTGGTCCAAGAGGTCTTGGGGTACAGGGTTAA
- a CDS encoding 7-cyano-7-deazaguanine synthase has protein sequence MKTKVIAVVSGGPDSFCSMVFWLSKGFNAEVLYFDYGHKARFREMETVKRLVDKVNRVAKERGWGTVEKIHILDMSFMKRLWRGTQLTDESVTVEEEYRPSVVVPIRNVVMATIATAYAYTVAEEEDTNVVVVLGSQYDDVAPAEDWGPKYPDCAPECFHSLQAAFRICHFRKYSSRVSIWTPSIEMMRKRDVIRKCYELVGDLIFETWSCYQGFEKHCGKCESCLNRKRAFREAGVEDKTEYM, from the coding sequence ATGAAGACAAAGGTTATAGCTGTTGTTAGCGGCGGGCCAGACAGCTTCTGTAGCATGGTTTTCTGGTTGTCAAAAGGGTTCAACGCAGAGGTTCTCTACTTTGACTATGGACACAAAGCTAGGTTTAGGGAGATGGAAACTGTCAAGAGACTTGTTGACAAGGTTAATAGGGTTGCAAAGGAAAGGGGTTGGGGAACAGTTGAAAAGATCCATATACTGGACATGTCTTTCATGAAGAGGCTTTGGAGGGGGACACAGCTAACAGATGAGAGTGTTACTGTCGAGGAGGAGTATAGACCTTCTGTTGTAGTGCCAATTAGAAACGTTGTTATGGCGACTATAGCAACAGCATATGCATACACCGTTGCAGAGGAAGAGGATACAAATGTCGTTGTTGTTCTGGGCTCTCAATACGATGATGTTGCTCCCGCAGAAGACTGGGGACCTAAATACCCAGACTGCGCTCCAGAATGTTTCCACTCTCTCCAGGCCGCGTTTAGAATCTGCCACTTTAGAAAGTACTCCTCTAGGGTATCCATATGGACCCCCAGCATAGAGATGATGAGGAAGAGAGATGTTATAAGAAAATGCTATGAGCTTGTCGGGGACTTGATATTTGAGACGTGGAGCTGTTACCAGGGTTTTGAGAAGCATTGTGGTAAGTGTGAAAGCTGTTTGAATAGAAAGAGAGCTTTTAGAGAGGCTGGGGTAGAGGACAAGACAGAGTATATGTGA
- the pdxS gene encoding pyridoxal 5'-phosphate synthase lyase subunit PdxS — protein MKLVDSYIWLEKLRDLIYGLLELRDRAREEGLEVIPIREGTPLVRYGFVSMLKGGVIMDVTNEKQAAIAEDAGAVGVMVLDKLPYDIRAAGGVTRTADLKVVEAVMNSITIPVSAKCRIGHAEEARLLEEIGVDLIDESEVLTPVDEKAHIDKWAFKTPFVNGARNLPEALRRIYEGASMIRTKGEPGTGNVAEAVKHMKLVNRDIATLRGYYMAGDYEAIWVYAKENKVPYELALLTARLGRLPVVNFAAGGIATPADAALMMWLGADGIFVGSGIFKSGDPEARARAIVLATSFYDDPETVVETQKMVSEKVSMTGIDIRKLRPEELMQIRGE, from the coding sequence TTGAAGTTGGTAGATTCGTATATTTGGCTTGAGAAACTTAGGGATCTCATATATGGTCTGCTTGAGCTGAGGGATAGGGCCAGGGAGGAGGGTCTAGAGGTAATACCCATTAGAGAGGGAACCCCACTTGTTAGATACGGCTTTGTATCTATGCTTAAGGGGGGAGTTATAATGGATGTCACCAACGAGAAGCAAGCTGCTATAGCTGAGGATGCTGGTGCTGTTGGCGTAATGGTTCTGGATAAGCTTCCATACGATATTAGAGCAGCTGGTGGTGTAACTAGAACAGCTGATTTGAAGGTCGTAGAAGCTGTTATGAACTCTATAACAATTCCTGTTTCAGCAAAGTGCAGAATTGGACATGCTGAGGAGGCTAGGTTGCTCGAGGAGATAGGGGTTGACTTGATAGATGAAAGTGAGGTTTTGACGCCAGTTGATGAAAAGGCCCATATAGATAAATGGGCTTTCAAAACACCCTTCGTAAATGGGGCTAGAAACTTGCCAGAGGCCTTGAGGAGAATATACGAGGGGGCATCGATGATTAGGACAAAGGGGGAGCCGGGAACAGGTAATGTGGCCGAGGCTGTTAAGCATATGAAGCTTGTTAACAGGGATATCGCAACGCTTAGAGGATATTATATGGCTGGAGACTACGAGGCTATCTGGGTCTACGCCAAAGAGAATAAGGTCCCATATGAACTAGCATTGCTTACAGCAAGACTCGGCAGGCTACCTGTGGTAAACTTTGCCGCAGGTGGCATAGCCACACCAGCTGATGCTGCACTCATGATGTGGCTTGGAGCCGACGGCATTTTTGTCGGTTCAGGCATATTCAAGAGTGGTGACCCAGAGGCGAGGGCGAGAGCAATAGTCTTGGCTACATCATTCTACGATGACCCAGAGACTGTTGTTGAGACACAGAAAATGGTCTCTGAAAAGGTGTCTATGACTGGAATCGATATTAGGAAGCTGAGACCAGAGGAGCTGATGCAGATTAGAGGTGAGTAG